In one Corallococcus sp. EGB genomic region, the following are encoded:
- a CDS encoding aminodeoxychorismate/anthranilate synthase component II, whose translation MILVIDNYDSFTFNLVQLLYTLGAEVKVVRNDALDVAGIAASGASHLVVSPGPCTPHEAGVSVAAISQSRVPVLGVCLGHQSIGAAFGGRVVRAPEPVHGKAAHIRHGGTGVFTGVKQGFQAARYHSLVVAADSMPSELEATAWSQDGLVMALRHRSRPVVGLQFHPESVLTPEGPSLVRNFLEGKL comes from the coding sequence GTGATCCTCGTCATCGACAACTACGACTCGTTCACCTTCAACCTGGTGCAGCTGCTCTACACGCTGGGCGCGGAGGTGAAGGTGGTGCGCAACGACGCGCTGGATGTCGCGGGCATCGCGGCGTCGGGCGCGTCGCACCTGGTGGTATCCCCGGGGCCGTGCACGCCGCACGAGGCCGGGGTGAGCGTGGCGGCCATCTCCCAGTCTCGCGTGCCGGTGCTGGGCGTGTGCCTGGGGCACCAGTCCATTGGCGCGGCGTTCGGCGGGCGGGTGGTGCGCGCGCCGGAGCCGGTGCATGGCAAGGCCGCCCACATCCGCCACGGCGGCACCGGCGTCTTTACGGGCGTGAAGCAGGGCTTCCAGGCGGCGCGCTACCACTCGCTGGTGGTGGCCGCGGACTCCATGCCCTCGGAGCTGGAGGCCACGGCGTGGAGCCAGGATGGCCTGGTGATGGCGCTGCGCCACCGGTCGCGTCCGGTGGTGGGCCTGCAGTTCCATCCGGAGAGCGTGCTCACGCCGGAGGGCCCGTCGCTGGTGCGCAACTTCCTGGAGGGGAAGCTGTAG
- a CDS encoding SH3 domain-containing protein: MMTSALLVSLTLAQSAPASDAVLEYSAPMAEEGAPDPASFEFTAFTAGQTVYMGVDEANLRASAAADGSVVRTLMLGTPVKVLKAGARAKVGDYVNTWYQVSAVDAKGAAPVTGWVFGNTLTPFRFEADLDGDGELEVATVVMSNEFKARVRVLEPNVKPPRRVSSVDVAVASTVYGGGQGGPVTVKLVPAKEAGVTLLRLDSAPERCGDFVTSYVSYTGANGKPGVLGRAKLALELGGLMDPPNESTFKVSFQAAAKRALVVRTNVEEEEEGKPQTVTEREVYQWKDGVFAQAKNVAKP; this comes from the coding sequence ATGATGACGTCCGCGCTCCTTGTGTCCCTCACCCTGGCACAGTCCGCTCCGGCTTCGGACGCCGTGCTCGAATACAGCGCGCCCATGGCGGAGGAGGGCGCGCCGGATCCGGCGTCCTTCGAGTTCACCGCCTTCACGGCGGGGCAGACGGTCTACATGGGCGTGGACGAAGCCAACCTGCGCGCGAGCGCGGCGGCGGACGGGTCCGTGGTGCGGACGCTGATGCTGGGCACTCCCGTGAAGGTGCTGAAGGCGGGGGCGCGCGCGAAGGTCGGCGACTACGTCAACACCTGGTACCAGGTGTCCGCCGTGGACGCGAAGGGCGCGGCCCCGGTCACCGGTTGGGTCTTCGGCAACACGCTCACGCCGTTCCGCTTCGAGGCCGACCTGGACGGCGATGGCGAGCTGGAAGTGGCCACGGTGGTGATGAGCAACGAGTTCAAGGCGCGCGTGCGCGTGCTGGAACCGAACGTGAAGCCGCCCCGCCGCGTGAGCAGCGTGGACGTGGCGGTGGCGTCCACGGTGTATGGCGGCGGCCAGGGAGGGCCGGTGACGGTGAAGCTGGTGCCCGCGAAGGAGGCGGGCGTGACGCTGCTGCGGCTGGACTCCGCGCCGGAGCGCTGTGGCGACTTCGTCACGTCCTACGTGAGCTACACCGGGGCGAACGGGAAGCCGGGCGTGCTGGGCAGGGCGAAGCTGGCGCTGGAGCTGGGCGGGCTGATGGATCCTCCGAACGAGAGCACGTTCAAGGTCTCCTTCCAGGCGGCCGCGAAGCGCGCGCTGGTGGTGCGCACGAACGTCGAGGAAGAGGAAGAAGGCAAGCCCCAGACGGTTACGGAGCGCGAGGTCTATCAGTGGAAGGACGGCGTGTTCGCCCAGGCGAAGAACGTCGCGAAGCCGTAG
- a CDS encoding ligase-associated DNA damage response exonuclease, with protein MATATHQERTPLVSVTPRGLYCEAGNFHIDPWRPVERALVTHAHGDHARSGSQRYLGAAPGRGLLQRRLGADAVIDTLEYGEALRVGDTTVSFHPAGHVLGSAQIRVEHRGEVWVISGDYKRTPDPTCAPFEVVRCHTFITEATFGLPIYRWDDPRLVAQDILRWWDANREAGRSAVLFCYALGKAQRLLAELGRLTDRPAYVHGAVNGLVTAYREAGIAMLPTQLVSETEKGMSFAGALVLAPPSAAGSTWMRRFGEAETGFASGWMRVRGNRRRRGHDRGFVLSDHADWPDLLRTVADTRAEKVLVTHGYTDPLSRYLRERGVDASPLATPFEGEAED; from the coding sequence GTGGCCACCGCGACCCACCAGGAACGAACGCCGCTGGTTTCCGTGACGCCGCGGGGGCTGTATTGCGAGGCGGGGAACTTCCACATCGACCCCTGGCGCCCGGTGGAGCGGGCGCTCGTCACGCACGCGCATGGTGACCACGCCCGCAGCGGCAGCCAGCGCTACCTGGGAGCCGCGCCTGGCCGAGGCCTGTTGCAGCGCCGGTTGGGCGCGGACGCGGTCATCGACACGCTGGAGTACGGCGAGGCGCTGAGGGTGGGCGACACCACCGTGAGCTTCCACCCGGCGGGCCACGTGCTGGGCAGCGCGCAGATCCGCGTCGAGCACCGGGGCGAGGTCTGGGTCATCTCCGGCGACTACAAGCGCACGCCGGACCCCACGTGCGCGCCCTTCGAAGTGGTGCGCTGCCACACCTTCATCACCGAGGCGACGTTCGGCCTGCCCATCTACCGCTGGGATGATCCGCGCCTCGTGGCGCAGGACATCCTGCGCTGGTGGGACGCGAACCGCGAAGCGGGGCGCTCCGCGGTGCTGTTCTGCTACGCGCTGGGCAAGGCGCAGCGGCTGCTGGCGGAGCTGGGAAGGCTGACGGACCGGCCGGCCTACGTGCACGGCGCGGTGAACGGGCTCGTCACGGCGTACCGGGAAGCGGGCATCGCGATGCTGCCCACGCAGCTGGTGTCGGAGACGGAGAAGGGCATGTCCTTCGCGGGCGCGCTGGTGCTGGCGCCGCCGAGCGCGGCCGGCTCCACGTGGATGCGCCGCTTCGGTGAAGCGGAGACGGGCTTCGCGTCGGGGTGGATGCGCGTGCGAGGCAACCGGCGCCGCCGCGGCCACGACCGGGGCTTCGTGCTCTCCGACCACGCGGACTGGCCGGACCTCCTGCGCACGGTGGCGGACACACGCGCGGAGAAGGTGCTCGTCACGCACGGCTACACCGACCCCTTGTCGCGCTACCTGCGGGAGCGGGGCGTGGATGCCTCGCCGCTCGCCACGCCCTTCGAGGGCGAAGCGGAGGACTGA
- a CDS encoding cytochrome c3 family protein, protein MSGPLFPRWTNTVSRLSAAMLLAVPAIAIGGLLAYVRSPHVTNQAHPVEQPIEFDHRHHAGDEQIDCRYCHWTVEKSPSAGIPSTTVCMSCHAQVWNKSPYLTEVRKAFFADQPIPWVRVHNLPDFVYFNHSIHVGKGVGCATCHGRVDQMGAIEQAAPLTMSWCLDCHRNPGPNLRPPEFITSMTWAPPTEKAEASALAEKLTKEYDVHSRTSCSTCHR, encoded by the coding sequence ATGAGCGGCCCTCTCTTCCCACGCTGGACGAATACGGTGTCGCGCCTGTCGGCCGCGATGCTCCTCGCCGTGCCCGCCATCGCCATCGGCGGCCTGCTGGCCTACGTGCGCTCCCCGCACGTGACCAATCAGGCGCATCCGGTGGAACAGCCCATCGAGTTCGACCACCGGCACCACGCCGGTGACGAGCAGATCGACTGTCGCTACTGCCACTGGACGGTGGAGAAATCCCCGTCGGCGGGCATCCCCTCCACCACCGTGTGCATGTCCTGCCACGCGCAGGTGTGGAACAAGAGCCCGTACCTCACCGAGGTCCGCAAGGCGTTCTTCGCCGACCAGCCCATCCCCTGGGTCCGCGTCCACAACCTGCCGGACTTCGTCTACTTCAACCACTCCATCCACGTGGGCAAGGGCGTCGGCTGCGCCACCTGCCACGGCCGCGTGGACCAGATGGGCGCCATCGAGCAGGCGGCCCCGCTGACGATGAGCTGGTGCCTGGACTGCCACCGCAACCCAGGCCCCAACCTCCGGCCCCCGGAGTTCATCACCAGCATGACCTGGGCGCCCCCGACGGAGAAGGCGGAAGCCTCGGCCCTCGCCGAGAAGCTCACCAAGGAATACGACGTTCACTCGCGCACGAGCTGCTCCACATGCCACCGATGA
- the pdeM gene encoding ligase-associated DNA damage response endonuclease PdeM, producing the protein MVPGRCQTRVADAEVELLPERALHWPEAGVLAVADLHWGKTESFQQHGIPLPLGVLEDDLARLSAALTATGARRLLLVGDLVHSRQGLTADVISRVNTWRETHASLEVMLIRGNHDRHVRSLPPTWRMEDRAEALDEGPFRFAHHPEPAAGRYVWAGHLHPMVRLTGGADRLRLPCFHLGPGVGVLPAFSAFTGGVDVRRGRKDRVYAVAGTAVVEV; encoded by the coding sequence ATGGTCCCAGGCCGATGCCAGACCCGCGTAGCCGACGCGGAGGTCGAGCTGCTCCCGGAACGGGCCTTGCACTGGCCCGAGGCCGGCGTGCTCGCCGTGGCCGACCTGCACTGGGGCAAGACGGAGTCCTTCCAGCAGCACGGCATCCCCCTCCCCCTGGGGGTCCTGGAGGATGACCTGGCCCGCCTCTCCGCGGCCCTCACCGCCACCGGGGCCCGGCGTCTGCTCCTGGTGGGGGACCTGGTGCACTCGCGGCAGGGGCTCACCGCGGACGTCATCAGCCGCGTGAATACCTGGCGCGAAACACATGCTTCACTAGAAGTCATGCTGATACGCGGCAACCACGACCGCCACGTCCGGAGCCTTCCCCCCACGTGGCGCATGGAGGACCGCGCGGAGGCGTTGGACGAAGGCCCGTTCCGCTTCGCCCACCATCCGGAGCCCGCCGCCGGGCGCTACGTCTGGGCCGGGCACCTCCACCCCATGGTGCGGCTGACCGGCGGAGCGGACCGGCTGCGGCTGCCCTGCTTCCACCTGGGTCCCGGGGTGGGCGTCCTGCCCGCGTTCAGCGCCTTCACCGGCGGGGTGGACGTGCGGCGGGGGCGCAAGGACCGCGTCTACGCGGTCGCGGGCACCGCGGTGGTGGAGGTCTAG
- a CDS encoding HNH endonuclease, which produces MGHAKRRRVLGIIATDSTFERVAHRGAEVWQGKCLHCNAHLTVALDGEPISRATIEHIVPRTAGGTDALENLGLACARCNQGKGSRHDAHFHRDARVRELVDRLLQKRRDRWRDPGDPDAQ; this is translated from the coding sequence ATGGGTCACGCCAAGCGCCGGCGCGTCCTGGGGATCATCGCCACGGACTCCACCTTCGAGCGCGTCGCGCACCGGGGCGCCGAGGTCTGGCAGGGCAAGTGCCTGCACTGCAACGCCCACCTCACCGTCGCCCTGGATGGCGAGCCGATCAGCCGCGCCACCATCGAGCACATCGTGCCCCGGACCGCGGGCGGCACCGACGCGCTGGAGAACCTGGGCCTCGCCTGCGCCCGCTGCAATCAGGGCAAGGGCAGCCGCCACGACGCCCACTTCCACCGCGACGCCCGCGTGCGCGAGCTGGTGGACCGGCTGCTCCAGAAGCGCCGCGACCGCTGGCGCGACCCCGGCGACCCAGACGCGCAGTAG
- a CDS encoding ligase-associated DNA damage response DEXH box helicase, translating to MRGKHAPEKQAETPRRPRAKQPAPRSPSPYKGTPLEQLRQWFAARGWTPYPFQEEAWAAYARGDSGLIHVPTGAGKTYAAYLGPLADVAERNAKGLQILYLTPLRAVSRDVEQALREPLMALDADLEVESRTGDTSSSVRQRQRERLPQVLITTPESLSLLLTQEQAAENFASLRAVIVDEWHELLASKRGTQVELALARLRHFAPGLRIWALSATLANLDEAARTAVGTDREPTRVCADLQRPVDVETLLPAEVDTFPWAGHLGFSMLPRVADWLDPTQSTLLFTNTRSQAERWFEGLRHLRPEWEHLLALHHGSIDREERERVEGGLKDGSLRLVVCTSSLDLGVDFGPVERVVQIGSPKGIGRTLQRAGRSAHRPGATCRILFVPTHALELVEMAAARDALARREVEPRTPLSKPLDVLAQHLVTCALGGGFTREALREEVRTATSYASLTDEEFDWALTLVREGGPTLRAYPEFRRVVEVDGRFRVPDARLARLHRLHIGTITSDASVQLRYWSGGTLGTVEESYVSRLKPGDTFLFAGRRLEFSRFKDMTAYVRPAKARATQTPRWGGSRLPLSTSLAAAMRRTLESARQGDVTRDEVAAAWPILDAQARLSRIPGDGRCLAEVCRTRDGHHLFLYPFEGRLVHEGLAALLALRLTRLQKATFSLSVNDYGLELLTPTPFPFEEALRPALFTREHLEEDILESVNLSELARRQFRDIARVAGLVMPGLPGARKSTRQVQASAALLHDVFVKYDPDNLLLRQARREVLEHQFEQGRLTRTLERLEAHPVEVVHVNRPSPLGFPLVVERISASVSNESLLDRVQRLKERWSQADARPA from the coding sequence ATGCGCGGCAAGCACGCGCCAGAGAAGCAGGCCGAGACGCCCAGGCGCCCCCGCGCGAAACAACCCGCGCCCCGAAGCCCTTCGCCCTACAAAGGCACGCCGCTGGAGCAACTCCGCCAGTGGTTCGCCGCCAGGGGCTGGACGCCCTACCCCTTCCAGGAGGAGGCGTGGGCGGCCTACGCGCGAGGAGACAGCGGCCTCATCCACGTGCCCACCGGCGCGGGAAAGACCTACGCCGCCTATCTCGGCCCGCTCGCGGACGTGGCGGAGCGCAACGCCAAGGGCCTCCAGATCCTCTACCTCACGCCGCTGCGAGCCGTGTCGCGCGATGTGGAACAGGCCCTGCGCGAACCGCTGATGGCCCTGGACGCGGACCTGGAGGTGGAGAGCCGCACGGGTGACACGTCCTCCTCCGTCAGACAAAGACAGCGCGAGCGCCTGCCTCAAGTCCTCATCACCACGCCAGAGTCCCTGTCACTGCTGCTGACGCAGGAGCAGGCGGCGGAGAACTTCGCCTCGCTGCGCGCGGTCATCGTGGATGAGTGGCACGAACTGCTCGCCTCCAAGCGAGGAACCCAGGTGGAGCTGGCCCTGGCCCGCCTGCGCCACTTCGCGCCGGGCCTGCGCATCTGGGCGCTGTCCGCCACACTCGCCAACCTGGACGAGGCCGCGCGCACGGCCGTGGGCACGGACCGCGAGCCCACGCGGGTGTGCGCGGACCTCCAGCGCCCGGTGGACGTGGAGACGCTGCTGCCAGCGGAGGTGGACACCTTCCCCTGGGCCGGACACCTGGGCTTCTCCATGTTGCCGCGCGTGGCGGACTGGCTGGATCCGACGCAGTCCACGCTCCTCTTCACCAACACCCGCTCCCAGGCGGAGCGCTGGTTCGAAGGCCTGCGCCATCTGCGCCCGGAGTGGGAACACCTGCTCGCGCTGCACCACGGCTCCATCGACCGCGAGGAGCGCGAGCGCGTGGAGGGAGGCCTCAAGGACGGGAGCCTGCGCCTCGTCGTGTGCACGTCCTCATTGGACCTGGGCGTGGACTTCGGCCCGGTGGAGCGCGTCGTCCAGATAGGAAGTCCCAAGGGCATCGGTCGCACGCTCCAGCGGGCAGGCCGCAGCGCGCACCGGCCCGGCGCCACCTGCCGCATCCTCTTCGTCCCCACGCACGCGCTGGAGCTCGTGGAGATGGCCGCCGCGAGGGACGCCCTCGCGCGCCGCGAGGTGGAGCCACGCACGCCGCTGTCCAAGCCGCTCGATGTGTTGGCCCAGCACCTGGTGACGTGCGCGCTGGGAGGCGGCTTCACCCGCGAGGCCCTGCGCGAAGAGGTCCGCACCGCCACGAGCTACGCATCGCTCACCGACGAGGAGTTCGACTGGGCGCTCACCCTCGTGCGCGAAGGCGGCCCCACGCTGCGCGCCTACCCGGAGTTCCGCCGCGTCGTGGAGGTGGACGGCCGCTTCCGCGTGCCCGACGCGCGCCTCGCCCGGCTGCACCGGCTCCACATCGGCACCATCACCTCGGACGCCTCCGTCCAGCTGCGCTACTGGAGCGGCGGCACCCTGGGCACGGTGGAGGAGTCCTACGTCAGCCGCCTGAAGCCCGGGGACACCTTCCTCTTCGCGGGGCGCCGTCTGGAGTTCAGCCGCTTCAAGGACATGACGGCCTACGTGAGGCCCGCGAAGGCCAGGGCCACGCAAACACCCCGCTGGGGCGGCAGCCGCCTGCCCCTGTCCACGTCGCTCGCGGCCGCGATGCGCCGCACGCTGGAGTCCGCGCGCCAGGGCGACGTCACCCGCGACGAGGTCGCCGCCGCGTGGCCCATCCTCGACGCACAGGCCCGCCTGTCGCGCATCCCCGGCGACGGCCGCTGCCTGGCGGAGGTCTGCCGCACGCGGGACGGCCACCACCTCTTCCTCTATCCCTTCGAAGGAAGGCTGGTGCACGAAGGCCTGGCGGCGCTCCTCGCCCTGCGCCTCACGCGCCTCCAGAAAGCCACCTTCAGCCTGTCCGTGAACGACTACGGCCTGGAGCTGCTCACCCCCACGCCCTTCCCCTTCGAGGAGGCGCTGCGCCCCGCCCTCTTCACCCGCGAGCACCTGGAGGAGGACATCCTGGAGAGCGTGAACCTGAGCGAGCTCGCGCGCCGCCAGTTCCGGGACATCGCTCGCGTGGCCGGGCTGGTGATGCCGGGCCTGCCCGGGGCGCGCAAGTCCACCCGCCAGGTGCAGGCCAGCGCCGCGCTCCTCCATGACGTCTTCGTCAAGTACGACCCGGACAACCTCCTCCTGCGCCAGGCGCGCCGCGAGGTCCTGGAACACCAGTTCGAACAGGGCCGGCTCACCCGCACCCTGGAGCGCCTGGAGGCCCACCCCGTGGAGGTCGTCCACGTGAACCGGCCCTCGCCGCTGGGCTTCCCCCTGGTCGTCGAGCGCATCAGCGCGAGCGTCTCCAACGAGTCCCTGCTGGACCGCGTGCAACGCCTCAAGGAGCGATGGTCCCAGGCCGATGCCAGACCCGCGTAG
- a CDS encoding anthranilate synthase component I family protein codes for MDAQERKAAYRQRAEAGQAVPVSVELPADLDTPLSAYLKLGGGSRGFILESCYGGERFGRYSHVGVNPAGRVRLDRDGLTLWRGSHEERREGRPLDVLRTLWRELSVATLPGEAPFLGGLVGYLGYNATSWFEPSVPDRHPRDTGFPDSEWLVAEDFVTHDTRTQTLKAIAIARPALHGSVAAALKDAEGRAEALADKLRRPLPPEAYAAAPAQKNAPAPVACWDREGYARAVDKVKEYVRAGDCFQAVLARRFEAKGAIPPLSLYRALRRVNPSPYLFLVDLGEARALVGASPELLVQVRDGDVVVRPIAGTRRRGGSEAEDLRLEKELLADEKERAEHIMLVDLGRNDVGRVAAPGTVRIEDLMIIERYSHVMHIVSQVRGKLDTTRFDALDALASTFPAGTVSGAPKIRAMQIIDELEPMRRGPYAGAVGYLSFCGTLDVAIALRTFFVDGDRTMWTAGAGLVADSDPMKEADETEAKAGAMAAALRLAREGGGR; via the coding sequence ATGGATGCGCAGGAGCGGAAGGCAGCCTACCGGCAGCGCGCGGAAGCGGGTCAGGCGGTGCCGGTGTCGGTGGAGTTGCCGGCGGACCTGGACACGCCGCTGTCGGCATACCTGAAGCTGGGCGGTGGGAGCCGCGGCTTCATCCTCGAGTCGTGCTACGGCGGCGAGCGCTTCGGGCGCTACAGCCACGTGGGCGTGAACCCGGCGGGCCGCGTGCGGCTGGACCGGGACGGGCTCACGTTGTGGCGCGGCTCGCACGAGGAGCGCCGCGAGGGCCGGCCGCTGGACGTGCTGCGCACGTTGTGGCGTGAGCTGTCCGTGGCGACGCTGCCGGGCGAGGCGCCCTTCCTGGGCGGGCTCGTGGGCTACCTGGGCTACAACGCCACGTCGTGGTTCGAGCCGAGCGTGCCGGACCGCCACCCGCGCGACACGGGCTTCCCGGACTCCGAGTGGCTCGTGGCCGAGGACTTCGTCACCCACGACACGCGCACCCAGACGCTCAAGGCCATCGCCATCGCGCGGCCCGCGCTGCACGGCAGCGTCGCGGCGGCGCTGAAGGACGCGGAGGGGCGAGCGGAGGCGTTGGCGGACAAGCTGCGACGTCCGCTGCCGCCGGAGGCCTACGCGGCCGCGCCCGCGCAGAAGAACGCGCCGGCCCCCGTCGCGTGCTGGGATCGCGAGGGCTATGCCCGGGCGGTGGACAAGGTGAAGGAGTACGTGCGCGCGGGTGACTGCTTCCAGGCGGTGCTCGCGCGCAGGTTCGAGGCGAAGGGCGCCATCCCCCCGCTGTCGCTCTACCGCGCGCTCCGGCGCGTCAACCCGTCGCCGTACCTCTTCCTGGTGGACCTGGGCGAGGCGAGAGCGCTGGTGGGCGCATCACCGGAGCTGCTGGTGCAGGTGCGCGACGGGGACGTGGTGGTGCGGCCCATCGCGGGCACGCGCCGCCGGGGCGGCTCCGAGGCCGAGGACCTGCGGCTGGAGAAGGAGCTGCTCGCGGACGAGAAGGAGCGCGCCGAGCACATCATGCTGGTGGACCTGGGGCGCAACGACGTGGGCCGCGTGGCCGCGCCGGGCACGGTGCGCATCGAGGACCTGATGATCATCGAGCGCTACAGCCACGTGATGCACATCGTGTCCCAGGTGCGCGGCAAGCTGGACACCACGCGCTTCGACGCGCTGGACGCCCTGGCGAGCACCTTCCCCGCGGGCACCGTGTCCGGGGCCCCCAAGATCCGCGCGATGCAGATCATCGACGAGCTGGAGCCCATGCGGCGCGGGCCCTATGCCGGCGCGGTGGGCTACCTGTCCTTCTGCGGCACGCTGGACGTGGCCATCGCGCTGCGCACCTTCTTCGTGGACGGCGACCGCACGATGTGGACCGCCGGCGCGGGGCTGGTGGCGGACTCGGACCCCATGAAGGAAGCGGACGAGACGGAGGCCAAGGCGGGCGCCATGGCCGCCGCGCTGCGCCTGGCTCGCGAAGGAGGTGGGCGGTGA
- a CDS encoding ATP-dependent DNA ligase translates to MRALADLYDTLDQTTSTNAKVEAMARYFRTTPPEDAAWGLFFLTGQKLKRLLTSKLLVGWTQELTGIPDWLFAEVYASVGDLAEVIALLLDGANLPPEHAEEIPLSRWLEERLLPLRGLDATAQRERVVGWWRSMPRRELFLLNKMLTGELRVGVSNTLVVRAIAQVTGLPAPSVAHRLMGTWTPTKAFFERLVAPDVADGHVSRPYPYYLASPLEQPAESLGELKAWLVEWKWDGIRGQLIRRQGDVFLWSRGEELITERFPEITEAARVLPEGTVLDGEVMAYEDGVPLPFARLQRRIGRQKLTPRVLAEAPAAFVVYDLLEQDGKDVRELPLRERRARLESLLKEHPRFPISPAVTAPSWEALAELRQESRTRNVEGLMIKRLDSVYQTGRKRGDWWKWKIDPYTVDAVLLYAHPGHGRRSSLYTDYTFAVWNGEDLLPVTKAYSGLTDEEIGRLDRWIRAHTREKFGPVRSVDPEQVFELHFEAIAPSPRHKSGIALRFPRIARWRADKTARDADTLDSLKGLLHAAH, encoded by the coding sequence GTGCGAGCACTGGCCGACCTCTACGACACGCTCGACCAGACGACCTCCACCAACGCGAAGGTGGAGGCGATGGCGCGCTACTTCCGCACGACGCCGCCGGAGGACGCCGCCTGGGGCCTGTTCTTCCTCACGGGCCAGAAGCTCAAGCGGCTGCTCACGTCGAAGCTGCTGGTGGGCTGGACGCAGGAGCTGACGGGCATCCCGGACTGGCTCTTCGCCGAGGTCTACGCGTCGGTGGGAGACCTGGCGGAGGTGATCGCCCTGCTGCTCGACGGAGCGAACCTCCCGCCCGAGCACGCCGAGGAGATTCCCCTCTCACGCTGGCTGGAAGAGCGCCTGTTGCCCCTGCGGGGTCTGGACGCAACAGCGCAGCGCGAGCGCGTGGTGGGCTGGTGGAGGTCCATGCCCCGCCGAGAGCTCTTCCTGCTCAACAAGATGCTCACCGGCGAGTTGCGAGTGGGCGTGTCCAACACGCTGGTGGTGCGCGCCATCGCGCAGGTCACGGGCCTGCCGGCGCCCAGCGTGGCGCACCGGCTGATGGGCACGTGGACACCGACGAAGGCGTTCTTCGAACGGCTCGTGGCACCGGACGTGGCGGACGGGCACGTGTCGCGCCCCTATCCGTACTACCTCGCCTCCCCGCTGGAGCAGCCCGCGGAGTCGCTGGGCGAATTGAAGGCCTGGCTCGTCGAGTGGAAGTGGGACGGCATCCGGGGCCAGCTGATCCGCCGCCAGGGTGACGTGTTCCTCTGGAGCCGCGGCGAGGAGCTGATCACCGAACGTTTCCCTGAGATCACCGAGGCCGCCCGGGTCCTACCCGAGGGCACGGTGCTCGACGGCGAGGTGATGGCCTACGAGGACGGCGTCCCCCTGCCCTTCGCCCGGCTCCAGCGCCGCATTGGCAGACAGAAGCTCACGCCCAGGGTGCTGGCGGAGGCCCCCGCCGCGTTCGTCGTCTACGACCTGCTGGAGCAGGACGGGAAGGACGTGCGCGAGCTTCCCCTGCGCGAGCGCCGCGCCAGGCTGGAGTCCCTGCTCAAGGAGCATCCGCGCTTTCCCATCTCGCCAGCGGTGACGGCGCCGTCGTGGGAGGCCCTGGCGGAGCTCCGCCAGGAGTCGCGGACGCGCAACGTCGAGGGCCTGATGATCAAGCGCCTCGACTCCGTGTACCAGACGGGGCGCAAGCGCGGCGACTGGTGGAAGTGGAAGATCGACCCATACACGGTGGACGCGGTGCTGCTCTACGCGCACCCGGGCCACGGCCGGCGCTCGTCGCTCTACACGGACTACACCTTCGCGGTGTGGAACGGCGAGGACCTGCTCCCGGTGACGAAGGCCTACTCCGGCCTCACCGATGAAGAGATTGGCCGGCTGGACCGGTGGATCCGGGCCCACACGCGGGAGAAGTTCGGCCCGGTGCGCTCGGTGGATCCGGAGCAGGTGTTCGAGCTGCACTTCGAAGCCATCGCCCCCTCTCCACGACACAAGTCAGGCATCGCCCTGCGCTTCCCCCGCATCGCGCGCTGGCGAGCGGACAAGACCGCCAGGGACGCGGACACGCTCGATTCACTGAAGGGGCTGCTCCATGCAGCCCACTAG